The following are encoded together in the Planococcus antarcticus DSM 14505 genome:
- a CDS encoding redoxin domain-containing protein, with protein sequence MPGWQQVYETHKDNNFEILSVAVDGQGPEVVKPFVKDTTFTTVVDENNQLVNLFQFKMVPNGIFIDEEGTIRLLKEGFKVENPEHVKAVEQLIHKETEKIEFESSQSSNNKADFQLQLAQTKFKLGMEYAKQKRNEEALKELDDAILLDPENFTIRKQRWYIRFPEKFGSEIDFEWQNGQLEKEKEDEEFHRTQGLVCGPDGCFLPSR encoded by the coding sequence TTGCCAGGTTGGCAACAAGTATATGAAACGCATAAAGACAATAACTTTGAAATTCTTTCCGTTGCAGTAGATGGTCAAGGTCCGGAAGTCGTCAAACCGTTTGTAAAAGACACAACGTTTACGACGGTTGTAGATGAAAACAATCAATTGGTTAATCTGTTTCAGTTCAAAATGGTGCCCAATGGCATTTTCATCGACGAAGAAGGAACAATCCGGTTACTTAAAGAAGGCTTCAAGGTGGAAAACCCAGAACACGTGAAGGCCGTTGAACAGCTGATTCATAAAGAAACAGAGAAGATTGAATTTGAAAGCAGTCAATCAAGCAACAACAAAGCCGATTTTCAGCTCCAGTTGGCACAAACCAAATTTAAACTCGGCATGGAATATGCAAAGCAAAAAAGAAATGAAGAAGCATTAAAAGAACTGGATGACGCAATTTTGTTGGATCCGGAAAACTTCACGATCCGCAAACAAAGATGGTATATCCGATTTCCGGAGAAATTCGGTTCAGAAATCGATTTTGAATGGCAGAATGGCCAGCTAGAGAAAGAAAAAGAGGACGAAGAATTCCATCGAACGCAAGGACTTGTATGCGGACCGGATGGTTGTTTTCTACCTAGCAGATAA
- the istA gene encoding IS21 family transposase, with protein sequence MNKKQQVIQLHLQDVSQRQISTEVKVSRNTVSKYIEAFEKSKATDVRNLPVTEDILSAPSYKKRDGVKRKMTEEIIDRLRGFIQDNEWKRKNNMSKQQMKKIDMYEKLQEEGYDIGYTTVRNFVNIEEMRAKEVFIRQRYSAAWEVEFDWGEVKLVIDGKQKSYSLAVFTLAYSNYRFALLYESETMICVQDAHTKLIDHLGFVPSVFTYDNMRTVVKSFVGTDRKITDGMINLSNYYGFRIRLCEPRKGNQKGHVERSVEVVRRKAFSYDIAFASLEDARKRLSQTIQSLNKRIHHEKKIAHVELKEQEKATATQESLPLPFDVSEVLECRVDKYSTVMIKQNRYSVPEGNVGAWIRAKVSADAVRLFIKGELVAEHRRNWGVHQWEMNLYHYIKTFTKKKGALAQSECLSQAPNQIKKLFENHYIGKERDFLELLLYVREKNQLDNVMTAARQIEIKGLGEITTEKLIFLSEQTDLVPTVPLQKDETVEQALQNIQAFSAMFKQVDEGVLEHG encoded by the coding sequence TTGAACAAGAAGCAACAGGTGATTCAGCTGCATCTTCAAGATGTCAGCCAAAGACAAATATCCACTGAAGTGAAGGTCTCCAGAAACACCGTTTCAAAATACATCGAAGCTTTTGAGAAGAGCAAGGCAACCGATGTCCGTAACCTGCCGGTTACAGAGGATATCTTATCGGCTCCCTCCTACAAGAAAAGGGATGGGGTAAAACGCAAAATGACAGAGGAGATTATAGACAGGCTCAGAGGATTCATTCAAGACAATGAATGGAAACGCAAAAACAACATGAGCAAGCAACAAATGAAAAAGATTGATATGTATGAAAAACTGCAAGAAGAAGGATATGACATCGGCTATACGACGGTTCGGAATTTCGTCAATATCGAGGAGATGCGAGCGAAAGAGGTTTTTATTCGGCAACGCTATTCAGCAGCTTGGGAAGTAGAATTTGATTGGGGAGAAGTAAAACTAGTAATTGATGGGAAACAGAAATCCTATTCCTTAGCGGTTTTCACCTTGGCTTACAGCAATTACCGATTTGCGCTGCTTTATGAATCCGAGACGATGATCTGTGTGCAGGATGCCCATACCAAGCTGATTGACCACTTAGGTTTCGTCCCATCTGTTTTCACTTACGACAATATGCGAACCGTGGTGAAATCGTTTGTCGGAACAGACCGGAAGATCACGGATGGAATGATCAACCTCTCCAATTATTACGGATTCCGGATACGGCTCTGCGAGCCAAGAAAAGGAAACCAGAAAGGACACGTAGAACGGAGTGTCGAGGTTGTCCGCAGAAAAGCATTTTCATATGATATTGCGTTCGCTTCCCTGGAAGACGCCCGGAAACGTCTAAGCCAAACGATTCAATCGCTCAATAAACGAATCCACCACGAAAAGAAGATCGCTCATGTGGAATTGAAAGAGCAAGAAAAAGCAACAGCTACTCAAGAGTCGCTCCCTCTGCCATTCGATGTTTCGGAAGTCTTGGAATGTCGGGTAGATAAATACAGCACCGTCATGATTAAACAAAATCGGTACTCCGTACCCGAGGGCAATGTAGGCGCATGGATCCGTGCCAAGGTCAGCGCAGATGCAGTCCGGCTCTTTATTAAAGGCGAACTCGTTGCAGAACATCGGAGAAATTGGGGTGTCCATCAATGGGAAATGAATCTCTATCACTACATAAAAACCTTCACAAAGAAAAAAGGCGCTTTAGCTCAAAGTGAATGTTTGAGCCAAGCACCAAATCAAATTAAAAAACTCTTCGAAAACCATTATATCGGAAAAGAGAGAGATTTTCTAGAGCTACTCCTCTATGTACGAGAGAAAAATCAGTTGGATAACGTGATGACCGCTGCACGACAGATTGAGATAAAAGGTCTCGGTGAAATTACGACCGAAAAGCTAATTTTTCTGAGCGAACAAACAGATTTAGTACCTACGGTACCTCTACAAAAAGATGAGACAGTCGAACAGGCGCTTCAAAACATCCAAGCCTTTTCAGCGATGTTCAAACAAGTCGATGAAGGAGTGCTTGAACATGGATAA
- the istB gene encoding IS21-like element ISSau9 family helper ATPase IstB, giving the protein MDKKQQVIDMCKELRLPGIRELVEEDEGFEETTAAIELLYTVLTKEKKDRWIRSKSTRIRRANFPEKKLLEEIEIQALPTDAQQKLPNLQTLDFIKAGQNVILTGSPGTGKSHLAIGLGVEACLAGYKVYFASVSSLINQLKESRSERTLRSFELRFEKYDLVIIDELGYISFDKEGAELLFTHLSLRAGRSSTIITSNLSFAKWEEVFHDPILTAALTDRLTHKSHVVNMVGPSYRMRETKKWLENNHS; this is encoded by the coding sequence ATGGATAAAAAGCAACAAGTCATTGATATGTGCAAAGAATTACGACTCCCGGGGATCCGTGAGTTGGTTGAAGAAGATGAAGGATTTGAAGAAACGACAGCTGCAATCGAGCTGTTATATACAGTATTAACAAAAGAAAAGAAAGACCGTTGGATCCGATCGAAATCAACACGGATCCGCCGTGCCAACTTTCCGGAGAAGAAACTGCTTGAGGAGATTGAGATCCAAGCGCTGCCCACAGATGCGCAACAAAAACTGCCCAACTTACAGACGCTTGATTTCATTAAAGCTGGGCAGAATGTGATTCTGACCGGTTCCCCTGGCACCGGCAAGAGCCACTTGGCTATCGGCTTAGGAGTAGAAGCCTGTTTGGCTGGTTACAAGGTATATTTTGCGAGTGTCTCTTCCTTGATCAATCAATTGAAAGAAAGTAGGTCCGAACGGACCTTGCGCTCTTTCGAATTGCGCTTTGAGAAGTACGACCTTGTCATCATTGACGAATTGGGCTACATTTCCTTCGATAAAGAAGGCGCTGAATTACTCTTTACGCATTTATCTTTGCGTGCAGGGCGATCCTCGACCATTATCACAAGTAATCTATCGTTTGCGAAATGGGAGGAAGTGTTTCATGACCCCATTTTGACTGCAGCATTGACGGATCGGCTGACGCACAAATCACATGTGGTGAATATGGTAGGTCCTTCTTATCGAATGAGAGAAACGAAAAAATGGCTCGAAAACAACCATTCATAA
- a CDS encoding IS1380 family transposase, giving the protein MATLPQISLDFNRQIKLSNDGGSLSSDTGAFLFKEFDVKFGFSQTVAKHLHLKDTRSHWIHSNEKLFGQKIYQIITGYAEDDAADHLTDDPIFTQVLGQGALASQPSLSRFWPRFNPEAMIQLQQANQELLDKVHRHRKAEAIIFDLDSTHADTYGNQCDAAYNAHYGTVGFHPLVAFDGITGDFLKAQLRPGNVYTSNGVVDFIRPLIEHYNEQFPETTPFIRGDSGFAVPALYELCEKESVYYVIRLKSNAILQCLAEEYHPSSTPSDSTKTEYHVSETTYQAKKWDKPRKVVIQSARLAGELFFTHTFFVTNFTDVFSPEAIVRTYQKRGTMENYIKEAKNGFGFDRMNSHSYQVNEAKMMLSLLAYNLVNWLRTLTFPEVQKKMQIQTIRRRLVKVASKLVKSGRSLYFKLSSSFVYQDFFWKILARIQQLKIE; this is encoded by the coding sequence ATGGCTACATTACCGCAAATATCCCTTGATTTCAATCGTCAGATCAAATTATCAAATGATGGAGGTTCACTTTCCTCAGATACCGGCGCGTTCCTGTTCAAGGAATTCGACGTAAAGTTTGGCTTTTCGCAAACCGTGGCGAAGCATCTTCATTTGAAAGATACTCGTTCTCATTGGATCCATTCGAACGAAAAATTATTCGGCCAGAAAATCTACCAGATAATAACGGGTTATGCGGAAGATGATGCTGCGGACCACCTGACGGACGATCCGATTTTCACTCAAGTTCTCGGACAAGGAGCGTTAGCTTCCCAACCCAGTCTATCTCGTTTTTGGCCACGTTTTAATCCGGAAGCGATGATTCAATTACAACAAGCCAACCAGGAACTGCTCGATAAAGTGCATCGGCACCGGAAAGCTGAAGCGATCATCTTCGATCTGGACTCGACACATGCCGATACCTACGGCAACCAGTGCGATGCGGCGTACAATGCCCATTACGGGACGGTCGGTTTCCATCCGTTGGTCGCTTTTGACGGGATCACCGGTGATTTCTTGAAAGCCCAGCTGCGCCCCGGCAATGTCTACACATCCAACGGAGTCGTGGATTTCATCCGGCCGCTGATTGAACATTATAATGAACAGTTTCCTGAGACGACGCCGTTCATCCGCGGGGACAGTGGGTTTGCCGTTCCGGCTTTGTATGAACTATGTGAAAAGGAATCGGTCTATTACGTCATCCGGCTCAAATCCAATGCCATCCTGCAATGCCTTGCGGAGGAATACCATCCATCTTCGACACCATCTGACAGCACAAAGACCGAATATCATGTTTCAGAAACAACCTATCAGGCGAAAAAATGGGATAAGCCCCGGAAAGTCGTCATCCAGTCCGCACGGCTTGCGGGTGAATTGTTCTTTACCCATACATTTTTTGTGACGAATTTCACGGACGTGTTCTCCCCGGAAGCCATTGTCCGCACCTATCAAAAAAGAGGAACCATGGAAAATTACATCAAAGAAGCTAAAAATGGGTTTGGATTTGATCGAATGAACAGCCATTCCTACCAAGTGAACGAAGCGAAAATGATGCTAAGCCTGTTGGCTTATAATTTAGTGAATTGGCTGCGCACATTAACGTTTCCGGAAGTGCAAAAGAAGATGCAGATCCAGACCATCCGGAGACGACTGGTAAAAGTGGCCAGTAAGCTGGTGAAGTCAGGACGGTCTCTTTACTTCAAATTGTCTTCCAGTTTTGTCTACCAAGACTTCTTTTGGAAAATCCTCGCCCGGATTCAACAGCTGAAAATCGAATAG
- a CDS encoding YolD-like family protein, which translates to MKGNKHLKIQGDVKDRGMIKWQGLMLTEHVELIKTWKEDYNKVAKSYLDEHNMQLIQEEIDLAMKRQCIVYIHTWNNGEITEHHGTISNVDIKTRILYYEDPFKNHRLNLDDVVSITMVN; encoded by the coding sequence ATGAAAGGAAACAAACATTTAAAAATTCAAGGTGATGTCAAAGATCGAGGTATGATTAAGTGGCAGGGGTTAATGTTGACTGAGCATGTTGAGTTAATTAAAACTTGGAAAGAAGACTACAATAAAGTGGCGAAGTCATATCTAGATGAACATAATATGCAACTAATTCAAGAAGAAATTGATCTTGCAATGAAAAGACAGTGCATCGTTTATATTCATACTTGGAATAATGGAGAAATCACAGAACATCATGGGACCATTTCCAATGTAGATATTAAAACAAGAATTTTGTATTATGAAGATCCGTTTAAGAATCATCGATTGAACTTAGATGATGTTGTATCGATAACGATGGTTAATTAA
- a CDS encoding site-specific integrase — protein sequence MLYFNRSREIAQLYFGQRGEDDIASLWTVGREELKRPAKYETLYNWTITFRKILEKETGDLINLNPHSFRHSSLTNYENGTHYVLKELGKDKLELKVLKTLANHSDISTTQSYLPNKDAEILAEAFGL from the coding sequence TTGCTCTACTTCAATCGTTCGAGAGAAATTGCTCAGTTATATTTTGGTCAACGTGGCGAAGATGATATTGCCAGTCTATGGACAGTTGGCAGAGAAGAATTGAAACGACCAGCGAAGTACGAAACTTTGTACAATTGGACAATCACATTCCGTAAGATCTTAGAGAAAGAAACTGGAGATTTAATTAATCTAAATCCTCACTCCTTCAGACATAGTTCACTAACAAACTATGAAAATGGAACTCACTACGTATTGAAGGAACTTGGAAAAGATAAATTAGAATTGAAAGTTTTGAAAACACTTGCTAACCACAGCGATATTTCAACAACTCAATCTTACTTGCCGAATAAAGATGCTGAAATTTTAGCAGAAGCATTCGGGTTGTAA
- a CDS encoding TlpA family protein disulfide reductase, translated as MLLTKIQDMQFSDLEGNSVALSDYRGKNTLIFMWASW; from the coding sequence ATGTTGTTAACTAAGATTCAAGATATGCAATTCTCTGATTTAGAAGGCAATTCAGTAGCACTCAGCGATTACCGAGGGAAAAACACTTTAATTTTCATGTGGGCTTCCTGGTGA
- a CDS encoding GNAT family N-acetyltransferase, translated as MDIQYYTLDSMLDYDVLNGIIDLHKTIFETADGLNEKINNEDKVLIVVAINNIKVIGYKIGYQLNDDTFNSWLGGVDINFRKYGIASKLMEKQH; from the coding sequence GTGGACATTCAATATTACACTTTAGATTCGATGCTTGATTATGATGTTTTGAATGGAATTATAGATCTGCATAAAACCATTTTTGAAACTGCTGACGGACTAAATGAAAAAATAAATAATGAGGATAAGGTGCTAATTGTTGTCGCTATAAATAATATTAAAGTTATCGGATATAAGATTGGATACCAGCTTAACGATGATACATTTAATAGTTGGTTAGGTGGTGTGGATATTAATTTTAGAAAGTACGGTATCGCTTCTAAATTAATGGAAAAACAACACTAA
- a CDS encoding recombinase family protein, whose amino-acid sequence MEHRKFGYIRVSSKDQNEGRQLEAMRKMGINERDIYLDKQSGKNFERANYQLLKRVIRKSDILYIHSLDRFGRNKEEILEEWNDLTKILEADIIVMDMPLLDTTQYKDSMGTFIADLVLQILSWMAEEERGRIRKRQREGIDLALQNGIQFGRTPVLVSEEFKEIYRKWKAKELTAVQAMQEAGFKKTSFYKLVKALEEETANTL is encoded by the coding sequence ATGGAACATCGTAAATTTGGTTATATACGTGTCAGCAGCAAAGATCAAAATGAAGGCCGTCAATTGGAAGCCATGCGTAAAATGGGCATCAATGAACGGGACATTTATTTGGATAAGCAAAGTGGAAAGAATTTTGAGCGAGCGAACTATCAATTGCTCAAAAGAGTTATTCGAAAAAGCGACATTTTGTACATCCACTCGCTGGATCGGTTTGGTCGGAACAAAGAAGAGATTCTTGAAGAATGGAATGACCTCACGAAAATATTAGAAGCTGATATTATTGTGATGGATATGCCGTTATTGGATACGACCCAATACAAAGATAGCATGGGGACGTTTATTGCAGATTTGGTTTTACAAATTCTTTCCTGGATGGCTGAAGAGGAACGAGGACGCATCCGAAAACGACAGCGTGAAGGAATTGACTTGGCGTTGCAAAATGGCATTCAGTTTGGCAGGACCCCTGTTCTTGTCTCAGAGGAATTTAAAGAAATTTATAGAAAATGGAAAGCAAAAGAGTTAACAGCGGTGCAAGCTATGCAGGAAGCTGGATTTAAAAAGACTAGCTTTTATAAATTAGTCAAAGCACTCGAAGAAGAAACAGCTAACACATTATAA
- a CDS encoding DMT family transporter → MKKKLIFALLVIITTSLMGSSFAVAKIGLEYFSPLLLVGMRFTMAGMIMGTFVLLLKKKHPKKASDWLRIAIVGAVQTAGVMGAIFLSLRTITAGESAILTFTNPLLVVIFGTLLLRIRYRIVQWGGVLIGFFGVFITMGSHVDLEVGTFLAFASAVSWAIGTLLIKKWGLLFDIWVLTAYQMLFGGLILLAGSALLEDVRLVLNPTSVSILLWLSIPASIIQFAIWFSLLQNGNPGKVSAFLFLAPLFGVLSGWLILDEKIGWSLVGGGALIFSGIFLVNWPEKSPKQEPALRILR, encoded by the coding sequence TTGAAGAAGAAATTAATCTTTGCACTTTTAGTTATAATAACGACAAGTTTGATGGGGTCTTCTTTTGCTGTGGCAAAGATCGGCTTGGAATATTTTTCACCGCTGTTGCTTGTCGGAATGCGTTTTACGATGGCAGGAATGATCATGGGGACGTTTGTCCTTTTACTTAAAAAGAAACACCCCAAGAAAGCATCCGATTGGCTTCGAATCGCAATCGTTGGCGCTGTGCAGACCGCAGGTGTAATGGGGGCAATCTTTCTGAGTTTGCGGACGATCACTGCGGGCGAGTCTGCGATTTTGACTTTTACAAATCCGTTGCTGGTGGTTATTTTTGGGACGCTACTGTTGAGGATACGGTACCGGATCGTTCAGTGGGGAGGCGTACTGATCGGCTTTTTTGGCGTGTTCATTACTATGGGAAGCCATGTGGATCTGGAAGTTGGAACTTTTTTAGCATTTGCCAGCGCAGTTTCATGGGCAATTGGTACGCTGTTGATCAAGAAATGGGGCTTACTCTTCGACATTTGGGTCTTAACGGCTTATCAAATGCTGTTTGGCGGTTTGATTCTGTTGGCGGGCAGTGCGTTGCTGGAAGATGTCCGGCTGGTTCTCAATCCGACATCTGTCTCTATTCTTTTATGGCTTTCAATTCCAGCGTCCATCATCCAATTTGCCATCTGGTTTTCTCTGCTGCAAAACGGAAATCCAGGAAAAGTCAGCGCGTTTTTGTTTCTCGCACCACTCTTTGGCGTACTCTCGGGTTGGTTGATTCTAGATGAGAAAATCGGGTGGTCACTGGTTGGTGGAGGAGCGCTGATCTTTTCAGGGATTTTCCTTGTCAACTGGCCTGAAAAATCACCGAAACAAGAACCTGCGTTAAGAATTCTTCGTTAA
- a CDS encoding sigma-70 family RNA polymerase sigma factor, whose translation MTELAQTDYSRSNQEQWLSDLMDEYGDRLTKLAYSYLHDWGKSHEIIQDVFLTCYQQYNTHEEIQSYKAWIYRITINRCKDVLKSSWARRVVVNNSLFQFLQSKEPSPETASLKKDADILLAEKVMGLPVKYREIIHLHYYEELSVLEISRLLKTNENTVKTRLKRGRGLLGETVCISQMKIEPQRNLILSHL comes from the coding sequence GTGACTGAACTTGCACAGACCGACTATTCAAGAAGCAATCAGGAACAGTGGCTGTCCGATCTGATGGATGAATACGGAGATCGTTTGACAAAGCTGGCCTATAGTTACCTCCACGACTGGGGGAAATCACATGAGATTATCCAAGACGTCTTTTTGACTTGTTATCAGCAGTACAATACACACGAAGAAATTCAATCCTATAAAGCGTGGATTTACCGGATCACCATCAACCGCTGCAAAGATGTGTTGAAAAGTTCCTGGGCAAGACGGGTCGTGGTCAACAACAGTTTGTTCCAGTTCCTTCAGTCGAAAGAGCCGTCACCCGAAACCGCTTCACTGAAAAAGGACGCGGACATTCTGTTGGCTGAAAAGGTCATGGGGCTGCCGGTCAAGTACAGGGAAATCATCCATTTACATTATTATGAAGAGTTGTCTGTCCTAGAAATTTCACGGTTGCTCAAAACCAACGAAAATACAGTGAAAACCCGCTTGAAAAGAGGGCGCGGCCTTCTGGGAGAAACGGTGTGTATTTCGCAAATGAAAATTGAGCCACAACGCAATTTAATTTTGAGCCACTTATGA